TTTCGATTCAGAACTTCACTGTATCAACAGAAATACTTATTTAGATCTACAGATTTTATCGCGCAAGAATTTGGTGTTCTATTGTAGATGCAGAGGGCTAGTGTCAAGGTACTTAACCTGCAGGCAGTCCACTTGTAAGGAATTTTGGTTAAGTTTGCATGGAGTGCTTTCTGAACATCAGGCCTATTGTAATAAATCTCAGTATATTTCTTGGTACAAGGATCATACCCAGATAACTGCCTTAAAATCTGATTGAAAACAAACCAGCAaacaaatttttttacttttattatcaaCTGGAACTATGTATTTATATACCTTATGGGGTCGATGAGGCAATCGAATGGTTTGTCGAGTGGATGTGCTACCATCAGAGTTGTTACAAGGGGGTGCATAGATGTTGTACTGGTCAATGTTGCCAAATTCTTGATTCATAGCATAACTATATAGAGATTCACATTCATCTGATTCCTTTTGCCGGCGAAAATCGCATGAGTTAACGAGTTGCTGATATGTTTTATCAGATATCATTGCATGACTCCACCAGTAAGTCACCGTTCCAAGGTTGTCGTAGTAATAGTCTGTTAGTGCATTTCCCACCTGCGTAAAACATTTCATTTCAGCAGCGCAGCTAGGCCAGGGAAATGAAAAGGGCTATTCGAAATGTAAATTTACCATAATTCCTTTGAGATTTATTGGCTGCTTAGACTTTTTGTTGTACATCATAATTTCTCTAGCCAGCTGAGGAACATAATGGCCTGCATAACTCTCTCCAGTAATATACATTTGGCGACGTTTGTATCGTGGGAACCGATTCATCCATCGAACCAAGAATTCTAGCGAGTCCTTAGCTGCATTATTGGCCAAAAAGAACAATTAGACTGCAAAAGCTACGTTGCAACACAAATGCAAAAACAATCAAATGACTTGTGAAGTTTCCGAAACAGATCATACCAGTCTGAATATCACCAGTATCTTCCAAATCAGAGGACCAGTTGGTGTAGGAGAAGCCAACACCGGCAGGAGTTTCCAGGAACAAGAGATTGGCCACTGTAGTCGAGGAGAATTTGTTAAGATATAAACCTGAGGCAGTCTTGTTGATTCTAAATGGGCCTATTTCCTCTGATGCCCCATAAGCCACAGAAGAGCAACCAGGACCTGAGATTATCACAAATTCAAGATGTAAAAATATTTCTCATATTTAAAACTCTGGGTCCCATAAGGATTTGTCTTGCTAGAAAATAGCAAAGATCGTACTTCCAAATATTGACTCCCTTGTCTTAATCTGCATGATTCTCTTAGACTCTGAAAAAAATGCAAGGACAGATACAAAAGTTGCTTGGCCTTTGACTGAATccggttttaattttaaatcgaccAATAacttttctaaatataaaaaataaaatgtatgtTCTTTACACTAAAttcattttgtattttttttaatttaaaaatagggAAATTTTACTGGTATTTTAaattatggaaaaaaaaataaaggagttCTATAATTAATTGTAAAAACTTGTATAAAAGCAAGGTTTAATTACAGTGATTGggaaaaattataagaattttcAAATGAAACAATCCCATTAATATTCACTTTGAAAGTAAATGAAAGTGAGATGTGGCTAGAGTAAATAACTTCTTTTAGCTTCAAAAGATACAGACAAGTTCATTGATTGTGATGTCGGCAAACGAAGAAGTTACTGTCTGGTTATGGACATAAACgaggaaacaaaaaacaaagcACTGCATTAATATGCCTGAACCTCTTCAACATAAAAACAAAACATTGACTGCTCTGTACCTCCAACTCCAACAAAGTAGAAACAATTTCATGGTACCATTAAAACATCCAACTAATAAGCAATACAACAATTTAACTTCTACCACTTCAaaaatcaaacatgcatataaaccTTAAGGAGAGAGAAAGGAAGGGTCTAACCTCCATTGAGCCAAACGACCAAGGGTTTAGACAAGGGGTCATGAGCAGTCTCAGTGAGCCAGTAAAAGAGAGCTCTGCCAGCTACTTTTTCAACAGTAACATAACCAGAGAACTGCTGAAAGGAGAGGTTGGCCAGGAAGTGAAGATATCTTgtcagcttcttcttcttctgcgtGACTGCTGGCACTAGCAAACACCACTAGAAGCAGCAACACATAGACCATGAGAATAACTAAGATCTGCCTCTCAGCCATGGACATATATGGTCCTAATAAGAGAAGACTACGTAGTGCAAGATGAtcattaatttattcaaaacaTTTGTAAAAGAGTGTTTTATAGAGCAGATTGGCTTCCCGTGCCCGCCAGGAGTCCTCAGTACTCGAAGTCTATATATGGGCAAGAAGGTGACAATGGCTACGCGTGATGATGGCTGTTTTGGACTTGCAGTACTGCCCTTCCCATCAAAAAGGTGGTCTGCTCACAATGTTATGCTCAAAAGCCctgcacctttttttttttttctctactaCATTGAGGACTGTGGCCGAAATTAGGGGCGGTGAAGATCTGAATTTTctctattaaattaatttaaactaatatgattgcattataaaattctttttatttaattctttcCATCAAATTGGAAATTAATGGGCACAAAAACGTTTTCTccacttaaaatttaaaaacctaAAGTAATATTTAAGTGACAACTGACAAGCGATTTAGAAACAATGATAGCGTATGTGTGGATACTGTAATTAAGGATCAGCAACTGCAACAACAAGCAACTGCAACAAGGCAACCTTGGATACGTAGCTTACAACAGGCCTTTGCTCACCACACACGTGCCACCATCTACTTTCCAATCATTTCTTTCCATATGGTCAACCTTTCtgtctttcttttttttgttttttttgaacTGCAACATTTCTGTCTTTCGTACCTCTGCTAGCTGATGCCTATGACATATAatcttatgaaaaaaaaaaacttttaaattgaTCTTTTTTCTCATCcacttaattatatatttaaatatatcaggaaaaaaaaacacaatttaatgtttatttttttaaaatgatttatattttttattcactaaatctttcaaatgttttaaatatttaaaatattttattttttataaagtaaCTAAaccttaaataataataataataatgataattaaaCACTCATATATTTAGGTTCTAACTATAGTTTCGTTTGGAAGAGTATTTTGTCTTCTCAACAAATGTTGCAACGTGGGATAAGGTGGCGAATTGGTGATGGTAAGCATGTTTTTGTTGTTAATTGCCCTTGAATTCCTCGGGATATTGGTTTTATACCTTTAGATGAGGCGATGTTTGTTCCTGAAGCTATGAGagtatgtgatttgtttgttgaAGGTGAGCTGCGTTGGGATGTAGAGAAGCTAATGAATATTTTTAGTGTTGCTGACATGAGAGCTATTCTTACTATTCCATTGCCTCTATTCCCAAAATCGGATAAATTAATTTGGCACTTGTATAAGAAGGGTGTGTACTCAGTTAAATCTGCCTATTTTTGTGCCTTAGAATTGTCGGGTAGGACTGGTGTGCTGGGTTATAATGATGGGTGGAATCGTCTTTGGTCTCTTGATGTTCCTCCCAAAGTTCGGGATTTTCTTTGGCGTACTTGTCGTGGAGTGCTTCCTACTCGGGATATTCTTTTGAGGAGTGGGATACATGTACCTGCTGCATGTCTTTTTTGTGATCATGATGAATCTATTTCACATGTTTTTTTGCATTGTCCAATGGCTGTTGAGTTATGGAGACTTGCTGGTTTTTCTACTGCTGTTGATTTTTCTATATTCATGgatttctttatttatatttataatactttTGGCAGAGAAAGGACTGTACGTATGGCTATACATGCATGGAAGTTATGGCATGCCAGGAATTAAAGATTGtgggtcaataaagttttgtcaCCCAGTGAGGTTCATCATGCTGCTAGTTCCTATTTTAATGATTATGTGGCTTCACTTGTGTCTCGACCAAGGACGTTATCCCACCCATCTGTTCCTCGTGTGCTCCCATTGGTTGAGGCTACCACTCTTGAAGTTGATTGGATTGCATTCATTGATTGTGCAGTCTTTACTAGTGCTGATTTGTTCGGTTTTGCAGCAGTATTTGAGGACTTGGAAGGCTTCTTTTCCATTGCAATTTCGGGTTTCTATGAGGGGGGTGGGCAACCTGTTATTGCTGAAGTTTTGGCCTTGCGTCAATGTTTATCTTATACTAGAGATTGTTTTCTTCAGGCGGGTTGTATTTTTACGGATAATCAATCCTTAGCCTTGGCTATTCGCTCTCCTCTGGATGACTTTTCAGAGTTTGGATTAGTTGTTTCTGATTGCAAAGATGTTATGCGGTCTCAGGGTAACATTCATGTTTGTTGGGTACGGCGTTAAGAAAATAGAGCCGCCCATTTATTAGCTAGAGAGTCTATTCATCATGGTAGATTCAAGATTTGGATTGACATTCCTGATTGTCCCTTGGATTATTATTCTACaagataaataaaatctttcttgattaaaaaaatatatatatatttaaataaatttaaaaattttcaaattctacCTGTAAATCCTTTACatttgaaaacaaaaataataataaccaaATGAGTAGGCACACGTGCACTAATTGACATGTGCTCGCCTTGGATACGATGTgccttacttttatttttttagttcaaATGATTTCATgtataattgaaatttaaatagtttcatttttataaatctgattatatatcattttaaatcacatatcaaattaatatactaccaaaaaatcaaatcaaaattaactacttttaattataaaatatcatatttaattacatattttatGTGTAAAGAATCCTCAGCACACacgattaataatatattaatatttttttaaaaataaaatttattagatttaAGATAGAAAAGgctcaaaattcaaaaaaaaatccaatatattaatatttaaaaaaaatttaatggttaATCCTCCATTATTTGtggtaattaaaaattagagaaaaatcTAAATTGTCGCTTAATTACTTTGGGTATTGATAATTTTTGAAGGAAAATTTTCTCCCACTAAAAAGTtatgatattatattaaaaatctaataacataaattaattaattaatttttaaaatctcatgaatattttgacttcaaaaaaaatctcatgaatatttaattatttttttaatactgcgaggttaaaaaataattttttttataagaaagtGAATTATAAAATGTGTCCAAAAGCATctaatcatattattttttgatgTTTACTTGGGTAATTGGGATTGTTTCTATAATGTCAAAAGTAATCAATAATTGTTAACCTTATTGGATGTCAAATTATATCATATCACAACAAAATCTCTATggtttatttatctatttttatttttataaataaaaataaattataaatttcaaaatcatGGGTCCCATTTAGATAAATCTCATATGTGCTAACTAAACCTACCCGTTAATTATTAGAAGATTATAAACTGCttataaatatagaaaaaataagtcggatttttaatttattttatatttaatccaCAGAAGAACATCATcaataacaaatttaatttttttagaaaggtTTGAATTTTATGAGAGATAATAGTAGATAAACACCATATATAATTTGTTATTTCATGCACAATTAAATTATCACTATTAATAATCATCACATCAATAGCTGTCAAGGGAAATTTGGGTTGAATAATATtgttataatttcttttttgagTTGATAATATCATGAATTAGCTAACATTTCTTTAGACCCACAAGTCTATGGTTGGCAAGCTAACTTGTCTTTTTGGGCGAATAGAATTTGACCGTTGAGACCCATTCAGTTGGCCCAAcacttattttaaatttcttcgTTTATTCTATGTTGAATTGACTCCTAAATTGGACCGTTGGAAACCCGCCCTCTACTTCAAACTCCAAAGGCTATTTCCATTAAACCCCTCTTCAAATTGTTCATGTTTCCATTCTCTCTACTCATCTCATCTGCGTTTTGTACTTTCTTGACAATATTTGGGTCATAAATTCTGCTTCTCTGACGCTTTCTTTTCTGGGTTTCCTGTTCCATTAGCTACAATGGAAAACCTGCAACAAACGCCTGAAAGGGACCCAATGCAATCTGAGGCCACCTTGTTCGATTGCTCTAATAAACCACCTCAGAATCAAAATATTGATCCACAATCTTTAAACTCTAGCAGTGATTTGTGTAAAAGTAGCACCCCAGATCGCCTCAAAGTTCCTATGGCATTCAAGTACTCTGAAAGGTACTTGAACAGAGTTccttctctctatttttttttttaggagtTCCTTCAACAATTAATTGCTTAAACTTTTTTCTGCTTTGGCTACTGCTTTCAGGTATAGAAGCCCAACTGACCTTATGGTGTCACCAATTACAAAAGGCCTTCTTGCAAGAAACAGAAAGGGTGGTGGCGGTGCAGCTGCCCTCTTGCCCCCGAGCACGAATCAGCCCAAGGTATATAACTAAACAGCTTACTGGGGTAGCAGTTTTGATCTCGGTTGGTTCTTGGTGCTTATAGAGTTATAGTTGCAGGTGGAAATAATCTTTGGTTCATGTGTTATTGTTGCTGCAGGTTCAAGAAGTAAGCTCAGAATCTGGTCTCTTCCCAGAATGAAATATTGCGTAGTATATTGGTTTATATATCTCAATAGTCAGATGGGTTCTTGATCTTATAGTTGTAGAAGTTCTCTGTAGTTGTTTTTAGTTAATTACAAGAAAAAATTTGTCTAAGATGTATTCATATATTGAAATTTGATATTCTCTAATTACTTGTCAGCTATTTTGCAATATCAGactaaaaatataaatggaTGTGGTGATTCATATTctgctattttaaaattaaaaaaaaattcaaataaatttttataaaattatgtatgattttaattatttttaagttagaaaaattaaatcttcttattaattaactaaaaataaatcaattaaattaaatttttataaaattcttaattataaataaaattaaaaatattacaaatttaaataaGATGCCACTTTCATATTTTCAAACAATAAAAACAACTGATAAAAATtatgcataatttttttattaaaaatattttaattaataaacaaataatgaagagatttcaaatttaaattttaaatacataacaactttaaaattttataaagaaatgCTTTGTTACTTGACTATTTGTTACTTGACTATTTGTCGATGCGAATTCTATTTAATCGAATAGATGAATTTTATATAGCggcataaaaaattattttaaccaAAAACAAATATATGTATATTGACTATATCAACAAAAAAATCTTCTATAATGTGGACCTAAAACCAACTTAAACATACTCCAACTTGGGATTATATTTGTAACTAGAACATTCGGGAGGATTAAGATTTAAAATGAATTGCGGTTACGCCGTCGAGTCCATTCTTCTAACAAGTAACAGTTTGACAAACTTGTCTTTTTCCCGCATAGGCAGTTAATTACTAGGTTAAAATTGGAACCAACTTCAGTTACTTTTTTTGGTAAGTCGAACCAATATCAGTTGCTTAGTTGCTGAGAAGAAAGCGAAAATGTCTCTTGTCCTTCCTCTTCTTACATGTAAATCATAGTTGTTTTCTTAACTTCCCTGCCCTAAATACTCTTTTCTTGTTTACATGTTGTCTTGTCATGGTCCCCGTCTTACTGCACGCTGATTTTTAATATGTACATATTCTGTGGATTCAGCTCTATGTTCAATTAGCTTCTCACCAACCTTTGTGCATTTCCTGCTTTTGGGAATTGAAGATTTTGGGTTATCAAATTGAAAGTAACTTTAACTTTTGATGCTTACGTTTGTTTATCTATGCTTGTTTCTTTTGTGTTTAGTGTTTATCTTCATTCTCCATTGCAGACTGAATTTCTCCGAGCGTGGTAACTGATAAGATAAAGGTAAGATTAGGTAAGATTATTGGTATCATGGATAGTGAACATGGGTTTGTAACAAAGAAGCATTTAACAAATTCAGAGGAAGCCAATGATGGAGCTGTTATTATTCCTGAACACAAATTTTTGGTGAATTCTCCTTCATCATCCTCAGAATCTTCGATGGATTCTAGCTATGTTGAAAAGGAAGATCCTTCTGATACCATTCAAAAATCAAAACAAGCAAATCTTGATCCCAAAGGACAAGTTTCAGGTCACAATGCTAGTACGAGTATACACGAACCTTCAGCTGCAATTTACCCTCAAAATCAAATCTCGAAGCAATCTGAAGACTATGATCCTAATAGGATTCCGGCATCCGTTTTTGCTCGTACGCCAATGGAATGGAGTGTTGCTTCAACTGAATCACTGTTTAGTCTTCACATGGGAAATAGCAGCTTCTCAAGAGACAGTGGATTCATGCAATACAAATCTGGGGAACTTCATAAGTTCGACGAAACCAACAGTCCCCCTCCTGCCCCGCTCCCAATCATCGTAGAAAAGGTCCTCGAAAAGAAGATTCAGGATATTAGTGAGGACTCAAAAGTGACAGAAGAAAAACCAGTCGAACCCGCAAAAGCAGTAGTGAAACCTGAATTGCCACCCAATAACACAAAGGCAGTTCCAGTGGGAACTGAGAAAAGTATCAGTCAGGAAAAGGCCTCTCCTGCTGAAGACCTCAGGCAATCATCCAGCAGCACGCAGTCTTTTAAATTCCCACTGTAAGTTACATAAGTTTCTTTCTGTGCCAATTTTTGCCTGTTCTGAACGTTTGGGTAACCTGAGGGTAAttgatttttgtttcatttCAGATTTGAAGCAAATGCAGCGGGAAGTGATTCTGTGAAAGTGGTAAAGGAGAAGCAGTCTTCAATGAAGCAGCCAAATCCTGGAACACCACCAGATCCAAACCCTCGTGGGAGCAGCTGGTTTTCTTGTTTTTCTTGTTGTTCATTTGGTTGTTGAAAGAGCATTGTTTCTGGACGATTATCAATTGATCATGTACATGATTCATCATTTTGTTGAAACTAAATATGTCAATGATTCTTTTCTAATTGTAAAATTCAAAACCTGATGTCTATCTCCAGTGAGTTGCAGAATCCCTATTAATGTTCTGAAggggaaaaaaacaaaaaaaaaaacagacaaTATATACAACAGTGGCCATTGTTTCtaacatatataataaaaaatgtcGAAGTAATATATTTagaataatcataataataattaatattataagaatGGTATAATCAACCAGGGTTGTTAGGGTCAAGGTCTGAGAGGAAATATCATGAACATAACATATTAAATTTGAGATTTCAATAACTTAGAAGATTAGCAAAATGCAGTCATGCAGCACCAAGATGAACAGATCAATAGCATTAATTTTCTTCACATTAAATAATTGG
This is a stretch of genomic DNA from Manihot esculenta cultivar AM560-2 chromosome 2, M.esculenta_v8, whole genome shotgun sequence. It encodes these proteins:
- the LOC110609983 gene encoding uncharacterized protein LOC110609983 → MDSEHGFVTKKHLTNSEEANDGAVIIPEHKFLVNSPSSSSESSMDSSYVEKEDPSDTIQKSKQANLDPKGQVSGHNASTSIHEPSAAIYPQNQISKQSEDYDPNRIPASVFARTPMEWSVASTESLFSLHMGNSSFSRDSGFMQYKSGELHKFDETNSPPPAPLPIIVEKVLEKKIQDISEDSKVTEEKPVEPAKAVVKPELPPNNTKAVPVGTEKSISQEKASPAEDLRQSSSSTQSFKFPLFEANAAGSDSVKVVKEKQSSMKQPNPGTPPDPNPRGSSWFSCFSCCSFGC
- the LOC110609971 gene encoding uncharacterized protein LOC110609971; this encodes MENLQQTPERDPMQSEATLFDCSNKPPQNQNIDPQSLNSSSDLCKSSTPDRLKVPMAFKYSERYRSPTDLMVSPITKGLLARNRKGGGGAAALLPPSTNQPKVQEVSSESGLFPE